The following coding sequences are from one Corallococcus caeni window:
- a CDS encoding DUF2203 domain-containing protein, with protein MRFFSVEEASRLVPLLTKTFGRVRPWVERVQKLAEVLDAPEAPPDTAETRAFREEREQLLERIRGELGPLQEMGLEIKGADGLVDFHARRGEEPVYLCWRYGEDAVAHWHDLKAGFSGRRPIDSPDDFEPTYLS; from the coding sequence ATGCGCTTTTTCAGCGTGGAAGAGGCCAGCCGGCTGGTGCCGTTGCTGACGAAGACCTTCGGGCGCGTGCGCCCCTGGGTGGAGCGCGTGCAGAAGCTGGCGGAGGTGCTGGACGCCCCCGAGGCCCCGCCCGACACCGCGGAGACCCGCGCCTTTCGCGAGGAGCGCGAGCAGCTGCTGGAGCGCATCCGCGGCGAGCTGGGCCCGCTCCAGGAGATGGGCCTGGAGATCAAGGGCGCGGACGGCCTGGTGGACTTCCACGCGCGGCGCGGCGAGGAGCCCGTCTACCTCTGCTGGCGCTACGGCGAGGACGCCGTGGCGCACTGGCACGACCTGAAGGCGGGCTTCTCCGGCCGCCGCCCCATCGACAGCCCGGACGACTTCGAGCCCACCTACCTCAGCTGA